CAGTCCCGATTAAGTTTTCATCCAGTACTTTTTCTTCTAAATCAGTACAACTCCAGTTAAGCAATGTGCTCAATGCAAGAGCTGCTATTATTATTTTATTTTTCATGTTATGTTATTTTTGATTAAAATGCTGCATTTAGACCAAATGAAATGGTTCTACTTCTAGGATAGCTGAAATAATCAATTCCAAAAGACTGAATTTCGTTCACTGAAGTTCCGGTGTTTATTTCGGGATCATATCCAGTGTACTTTGTAATCACAAATAAGTTTTGTCCTGTTACTGACAAGCGTATGTTGTCCATTACATTATCCAGTCCAATCATTTTTGGACTCAAATTATAGCCTAGGGTTGCATTGTTTAATCGTAAGAAACTTCCATCTTCCAAATATCTCGTAGAAACCGTATTCGAATTAATAGTAGCTTCGTTTGAAAATTCTGTAGCTCTGTCTGTGGTGTTAAGAGACTTTGCAAGCTGGCCTCTGTTGAATGAAGTCATTGCAACGTGGTTGTAAATTTTATTTCCGCCAGCACCATTAAAATTAAATCCTAAGTCAAAATTCTTATACTTAAAATTCAGGTAAAAAGCGTAAATATAGTCCGGTATTGCGCTTCCTGCCACAATACGGTCATCATCCTTCATCTGTCCATCAGGATTTGTATCTTGATATTGGCTTCGGCCATCTGCACCGATTCCTGTGAATTTTTGAATGTAAAAAGAACCAATAGAGTAGCCATTTAGTGCTCCATTTATTGTTGCTCCTGACTGCCCTGATCCTTGAGCACCTCCTGTTGTTAATATTTTGTAAGGAGAATTCTCTACTTTGTTATCGGTAAATGCTATATTTCCGCCGATGCTGTAGGAGAAGTCTTTACTTTTATCACTACTGTAATCCAAAGCCAATTCAATACCGTTATTTTTGATTTCCATATTAGGAATGTTTGTCCAATATTTTGGTGCAGGCTGAATAGGATCTACAGGCTTTACTTCTAATAAAATATTATCTGAAACTTTGTTAAAATAGTCAACAGTACCTGATAATCTGTTATTGAACAAACTAAAATCTAAACCTATATTGGTTTGTGTTGAAACCTCCCATTGAATGTTCGGATTAGCCAAACGGGTAAAAACTGAGCCATAAGGATATCCAGCTAAATTTGTTGCAGAAGGGTCTAAAGGATAGGTATTGTTCCCTAAGTTACTTTCTGTATAACTTGCCTTTGTAATTTTAGAAGGAATCTCCTGAACACCAGTCTGACCCCAGCTCGCTCTTAGTTTAAGATTGTTAACAACTTCAGATTCTTTTAAAAAGTCTTCATTTGTGATATTCCATCCTAATGCAACAGATGGAAAGTAACCGTATCGGTTGTTTTTACCAAATTTAGAAGATCCGTCAGCACGCATAGTGGCTGTAAGTAAGTATTTATTTTCGTAACCGTAGTTTAATCTTCCGAAGAAAGACTGAAGTTCATTTTCTACTGCAGATGAACTATGACCTGTAGATTTGACAATTGTCTCTAACTGATTTTTTGGTTCTATACCATTGTCTGCAAATCCTTCAAAATTATAATTCTTTTGATTTACTTGTATTTTCTGGTAAGACTGCCCCGCTAAAACGGTAAAACTATGAGACTTTACACTAAAATTATAGGTCAAAGTATTTTCATACAAAACATTATTATTAGTAGTCATGATATTGTTCAAAGTACCTTTATTTTTATCAGCATACAGTGCGTATGGTATTTGTTGTATATCTCTTTCAGACACTGAATAGTCAACTCCAAGATTAAATTTATAAGTTAATCCTTTTATGAATTCGTAAGAAGGTGCAATATTCGCCAAAATACGATTGTTGTTTGTCTCATCAGAGTAAATCCTCTGATTGATTAAAGGATTAAAAACATTATTACTTAAATTAATATTTGGTTCTCCATTTACATATGGAGCATCAGTTGGATTCATTGTCAGCATACTACCTACAATATTACTGATATCCGGTCTTGAATTCTCAAGTTTTGTAGCCGTCATATTAAAAGCAACATTAAACTTATCGTTTAATGCCTTTTGATTTAAGTTCAAACGTCCAGAATAACGTTTTAAATCACTGTTTTTAAAAATTCCTTCCTGATTGTCTACACCTAATGATGCTGAATAAGTTGATTTATCTGTTCCTCCGCTCATCGATAAATTTAGGTTTTGAGTAACACCGGTTCTGGTTAATTCATCCTGCCAGTCAGTATTGGCTCCTCCGTCATACAATGTTCCATTTACAGCAACAACCTGTTTTCTAAATTCATCAGCACTGAATACATCAACTTTATTAGCCAATGTTGAAAATCCTGTAGTCATAGAAAGGTTAATTTTAGCATTACCTTTCGCACCTTTTTTAGTTGTAATTACAATTACCCCATTGGCAGCTCTCGAACCATAAATAGCAGCAGCAGATGCATCTTTAAGAATATCAATACTTTCGATATCCTGCGGATTAATGAAATTCAACGGATTTGAAGCCACACCATTATTCGTATTATCCAAAGCAAATCCATCCACAACATAAAGCGGTGTCGTTCCTGAACGTAAACTTCCAACTCCGCGGATAATAATATCCTGGTTAGCGCCCGGCTCACCACTAGCTGAAGTAACGTTTACACCGGCAACTTTACCCTGAAGCAATTGTCCTGTATTGGCTATTACCCCTTTATTGAAGTTTTCACTCTTTAGTGAAGAAATTGCTCCTGTAACATCAGATCTTTTCTGAGAACCATATCCTACCACTACTACTTCGTTTAAAGTACTAACTTCTTCTGTCATGGATACAGTTAATTTTTGAGTACCGGAATAGGCAACTTCTTTGGTTTTAAACCCAACATAAGAAAAAACTAAAATACCTTCATTTTGCTGTACTTTAATTTTAAAGTTTCCGTCAAAATCTGTAGTAACGGCTCCTTTTGGTTCTCCTTTAATATACACAGAGACTCCCGGAACAGGGTTCTTTTCAAGATCAGAAACGACAATTCCTGATACTGATTCCTGCGAATACGAATGTGACATACATCCTAAGGCAAGAATTAATAATGCATAAATTTTTTTCATTTAATTAAGTTATTTTATGTTTCGCCAAAAGTATTGGAACGATCTTGCCAACAGGAGGATTTTTGTTTTCTAAAAGCGGACTTTTGGTTCAAATTAGTGCATAATTAACAGCAAAAATGGGCATTATTGTTTCTTAACATTGGGCTAACTTTTTACAAATCCAGCCCTAACAATACTACTAAGCAGAATATTCTTTATACTCTTTCGGACTTTTACCAAAATATTTTTTGAAAGAGCGCCCAAAGTATTTTGGATCGTTATAACCGCACTCAAAACTCACTTCGGAGATATTTAATTTTTTCGTTTTTAGTAAAAATTCAGCTTTTTGTAATCGAAGTGACATTAACATATCAGAAGGTGACTGATTCAGGGTTTCTTTAAACAGGCGATAGCATTTAACTCTCGAAATTCCCAATTGATCTACAAGCATTTCTATATTAAATGAAGGGTTCTGTAATTCTTCTTTAATAATATCTAACGCTCTTTTTAAAAGTTTTTCATTTGAAGTAATATGATCACTGTCTTCTGTCAGGATTTCAAATATTTTTTCCTGCATTTTATATTCCCTGAAAGGCTCTTTATTTTGATTAATGAGACTGTCAATCTTCTTTCTGATAAAGGACGAACCCGCAGGTAATTTTATATGGGTTTCTATGCCCATTTCCAGTAACTGCTCATCCATTTCATAATTGATATGCTCAGAGATATAAATAATGGGAATTTTTATATTCGGTTTTTGTTTTAAAAAACTAATAAGTTCTTTCGTAAATGCTGCCTGATAGAAAACCAGAGCTGAAATATCTATTTGTTTTAGCACCGCATTCAAATTAGAAACAGAATTTTCAAAAATCAGGTTGTAGTTTTCGTTTTCCAATACCTGATTGGCCGCGGGATTATTATACGAGTCCCCAAAAACCAAAAGATACTTTTTATCAGAAGAAAAATAATCCTTATAATTAAAATTTTTCCATGAAATTGTTTCTTTTATACTCATTCCTGAATCAATAACTTCTACCGGAATGTGCAATGCTATTTGAAATTGTTCTTCTGAAGAAGGGATAAGTTCGCCTTTCAGGTCCTGCAATAAAACCTGTAAAGCGTTAAAATACGGACTGTAACTCAGAATGTTGTTCCAATTGTTTTTCAGTATAATACTATCTGAAGCAACTTTAATTTTCAATAAATTATCACTCAAAGCAATAACAACACGCAAGGCGCTGTTCTGATCCGAATATTTACAGAAATCATTAAAAAAATACTGTAATGACAATTTTAACCTTAGTACATCTGCTTCAGCGAAGAAAGTAGTATTTTCTATTTCGCAATTAAAATTTACATGATTTGCCTGCAGATCCTTTTTTAGTTTTTCAACATTGTTTTTTAAGACAGGAAAAAGATCAATGACTGTTTTTTTTATTGGGCCAAGATCTTTAATATGTTCAAGGTAATTCCATTCAGATATCAGGTTTACCAGTTTTCCTGATTGTAAAAGTAAAGCCTTTTGGAGTCCATTATCCTGCTTAAATGAACTGGAAATTTCAATTATTTTTGTTATTGGCTCCTGAAATTCGGCCAGCATATAGGTCTTGAACTTTTCAATTTCAAAATTCTGGTTTTTAAAATTGCTGTGAAGAATCAGAAGCTTTTCTTTCTGCTCTATTATTTCTCTGTTTTTCTGATCAAGTTCAGCATTAATTTCTTCAAGGTTTTTTTTCTGCTTTTCAATCACATCTGTACGTAATTTTACAAGTTCCTCAAGGTATTTTTGCTGGCTGAGGGTCATTTTATTTTTTAAATAAACGATGACCATACACACTAGCGCTATAAGTCCTGAGAACAGGATATAAAATAATACAGATTGGGAAAATGCTTCGGCAGCAATCCAGGATCCGCCATCTTTATCATTTTCAATAGCAAGTATTAAATTAGTAGATAGGCCCTGATTTGTGGTAGAATTTTGAAATTTTATGTGTTGTCCAAATGAATATGCTGTGGAAATGTAAAATAAAAATTGTGTCCGGATCATTAATTTGTTTTTTAACTCGCAAGGATACAACCGTAACTTTATTTAAACATAAACGGGATGTTAAGTTAAAGCAGATAGACTTTATGTTTTTGTTTGAAAAAGACAACTACCTATATAAAAAAAATGATAAAACCTGTAAGCCATTAAGATTTACAGCTTTTATTATTTCAGACATTCTGTTGAGCAGACAGATTATTCTTCATCTTTTATATCTTCATCCTCAGAAGCATCAAAATTAATTGTATTGTAAGCAGCTTCTGTCAGAATTGTATCTGCATCTTTTTCTTCTTCTAATGTCTGTTGTAATAAAGCTGCGGCTTCTTCTTCATTTAATGTCAAAGCAAATGCGGCAAGAGTACCGTAAGAGGCAATTTCATAATGTTCGATTTTTTGCGAAGCACTGATGATTCCTGCATCGCGAACCGCTCCTTCTTGTGTTTCCTCCATTATACTTTCACCCTCTTTTATCAGACCTTCCATGGCATCACATTTTTTTGCCGAGGCTTTTTCTCCTAAAATTTCAAAAACCTGCTCCAGTCTTTCAACTTGCCCTTCAGTAACGGTTAAGTGTTCATTTATAGCTGTAATAAGATTTTCTGAAGTAGCATTTTTAGCCATTTTTGGAAGTGCTTTTGTTAAAGCTTTCTCAGCCCAGTAAATATCTTTTAATGAATCTATAAATAATTCTCTTAATCCTTCTGCAGCATCAGATTTAGCTTTTATCGTTCTGCCTTTCGACTCGGTTTGTTTTGCAGGTGTTTTTTTTGTACTTGTTTTTTTTGTACTTGTTTTTTTTGTTTCTGTAGTTTTCATACTATTATTTTTTGATGATTAACAATTCCAAATTTAGAATTCAAACTCTCTTTCTTTTTACAGAATTTTACTCTTCGATTACAAAATATGCATTTGTAATTAATTGTTAATCACATAGATGTTTTTCTTTTAAAATTACAAATGGTTTTGTTGGCTGATCAATGTAACGATTTAGAACAAACTATGAACAATTCAGAACATTTATAGCCTGGAGATTAGTGAAACTCCTATATTTGAATATAAAACAATAGTTCATTTTTCTAAATTTGTTAATCGGTGAGATTTTATTACAGCATTTTTCTGAATTGTTTATGCTTTTTTTGTTTTGGACAAAATTCTTTTCAATCACTGAAAAAGGATCTTGAACACAAAATAGAGTATTCTGATTTCAAAAATGCATTAGCCATCATAAACAAGAATAGAGAATATTTTGGTGATTTAGAAAAAAATGAGCTCGATGTCATAAAAACAAAAATCCTGACAGAATTTGGCCTTTATGATGAGGCATTTAAACTTTCTCAAAATCTTTTAACTAATTCTGAAATTACAGAAGAGCAAAAACTAAAAATTCATGTCGAAAGGGCGCTCATTTATGAAATTAATGATGCTGGCAAATCCTGTTTGTCAGAATTAAAAAAAGCAGAAGAAATACTTTTAAAACACCCTGAATTTAAACTTAAAAACTACACCAATTTCCTTATCCGAAAATCTTCTTATTACAGGGTCAATGGTTTTTCGAAAAAAGCATACATACTTGCACTTCAGGCAAAAAAATATGCTGAATCTATCAACGACAAAGTAAACATGCCTGTTGTAGAACTCATCTTAGGACTTGGTAACCGAAAAAAAAATCCTGAAGCAGAATTAATGCATTACAATCGGGCACTTTATCTCTATAAAAAGCTTAATCATTATGAGGCGGTTATTTCAATGTATTCGAATTTGGGTCGTTTTTATTTTCTACGAAATGATTATAAAATAGCTACTATCTATATAGATTCTGCTATTGCAATTTCATCAAAATCAAATGTTTTAGATTATAAAGCCAATGTTTTTAAAACCAAGAGCGAAATTCTCGAAAAGCAAAACAATGCTGATTCAGCTTTGTATTATTACAAAATTGCTGCAGAATTATACAAAAAATATAATGGTGAACAACGGGACGTTAAAGTCAAAGAACTTGAAACAGCATATAATTTTGCTAAAGAGAAGTCTGAAAAGCAATTGCTTCAAAAAGACATCAGAAGTACAAGAATACTAAATACAACGCTTTTTATTTCGATTCTTTTTTTAGCTTTTTTTACCTGGAAGATCAAGAAAAATGAAAGAAAAATTGAAATCCAGAAACAAAAAATATCTGAAAACAATGTTACTTTAAAAGCTAATGTTGAAGAGAAACAATTTCTTGTCCAGGAATTGAATCACCGCGTAAAAAATAACCTTGCAGTGATTTTAAGTCTGATTGATTTCCAGAAAGATCAGTCAAAAAATAAAAATTACAAAACAATATTTGACGATCTGTACCAGCGTATTAAAACAATAACTATTGCTCACGAATTTTATTCGTATAGTGTGAATCATAAAGATAACGATCTGATTGAAGCATCAGATTACATCAATAAAATCATTGAATCCCATCAAAACAGTGCGTTAAGAGCGTTCAGTTATAGTAATGATATCCAACTGGTTTATTTTAATGTTGATAAAATTCTCTCTCTTGGATTGCTCATAAACGAATTAGTTACAAATTCTATAAAACATGCTCAATCAGGACATGAACATCTTGTTATACATCTTGAGCTTGTAAAAACAAACAATGAAATTGAATTAAACTATTCAGATAACGGAGCAGTTTTCTGTTTTGAGAACAACCACAACTCTTTAGGGCTTTTAATTATTGAAGGAATGGTGAAACAGTTAAAAGGAAATTATACAAGAGAAAATGCAAACTATAAAATAGTATTTCCCCATGTCAGAGCATAAAAACAGGATATTAATTGTAGAAGACGAAGTTTTAATAGCATTCTCATTGAAGAAAATGCTGGATAAAGATTTCATTTCTGAAATTGCCCATGACTTTGAAGAAGCCAAAATACTCCTCTCGCATAAACCTTTTGATCTTGTGCTGATTGATATTTCGCTTTCCGGAGACAAAACAGGTCTTGATTTAGCAAATTTTATTAATAACAATATTTCTCTTCCTTTCATTTTCACCACAGCACTGACTGATCCGGAGACTTTAGGAAAAATTACAAATCTGAGGCCTTCGGCTTATCTTTCTAAACCAGTAGATAGTGTGAACCTGATTACTGCGATAAAGCTTGCTTTGGCAAATGAGGATATAATTTTTAAAATTGAGATAGGAAAACAAATCTATTATTTTCAGTCTAAAGAGTTCCTTTTTGCCGAAGCAGATCATGTGTATGTTGAAATACATTTAAAATCAGGTAAAAATCAGATTTTAAGAACAACAATGACCTATCTGGAAGAGATTTTTCCGTCCAAACATTTCAAAAGAATTAACCGCAGTGTTGCTGTTAATCCATACCATATCTCAAAAATTGTGAATGATAAATTATTCATTGAAGACAGGATTTTTAAAATTTCTAAAAAATTTTGATTGTGTTTTAGAACAAAAAAAAGGTGTTTCAGAACATTTTTCTGTTATCTGGATTAAAAGTTATTAGTTTTAAACTTACAAATAAAACTAAAAATATATAACCATGAATTATTTTTCAGAAAATTGGATGAGTTATCTTGATGATAATAAAAAACTTACGGAACTTACCATTCCTGGAACACATGATACTTGTGCTTACCGCGTTAATGGTTTTGCTCAATGTCAAACGATGAATCTTGAAACTCAGTTTAAAAGCGGAGTGCGATTCTGGGATATTAGATTAAAAATAAAAAAAGGGAAAATTTATGCATATCATGGTATTAAAGGTTTGGACATTACTTTTCAAAATATACTGGAATCAAGTACAATATTGATACAACAATTTCCATCTGAATGTATTGTCATGTCTATTTCACACGAGCAAAATGAAAATAATAAGGAATTATATAACAAACTTTGGCCAATTATTAAAGACTTAGACCATTGGTACAAAGAAGACCGGATTCCAAAAATTTCTGAAGTACGTGGAAAAATTGTTCTTTTTCGTCGCTTTAGAGCAGAAGCCAAATTATCATTTCCTGTAGGAATTAATGCTTATGGTTATGATGGTGATGATGTTAGTAAATGGCCTAAAGACAGAATAAGTAATTTTGAAATTGATGGAATAAATTTTTATGTTCAGGATAGATTTGATGATTGGAAAGGAAGAGAGGATATTGAAAATAAATTTAAAGAGGCCGTAAAACCAACATTAGAAAAGGCATCTTCATCATTACCAAATACTCTTTTTATAAACTTCACAAGTGGAACTAGCGGTAACTTATTATGGGAGAATCCAAAAGATATTGCAGAAATTGTAAATCCGCTGTTTTTTGAATATTTATTCTGCAAACAAAAAACACGTTATGGAATCATTCCAATGGATTTTCCTGAAACTACATTAATTAAACGCCTTTTTTCCTGCAATCCTTTTAATTTTCCTTCCATTAAACCAGGTAATATTTATGAAATCAGATCAAGATTAGATTTAGATAAATGTCTGGATGTAAGTGGGAATATTAAAACAGATGGTACACAGGTTATTGTTCATACAGCAAATAATCAGTCTAATCAGCTTTGGAAATTAGCAGATGCAGGTGATGGATATTTCTACATTCATACGCTTACCCAAAATGCAACTGATTCTGTTCTGGATGTAGCAGGAAATACAGATGCTAACGGAACAAATATTATTATACAAAAGCAAAACAATGGTAATAATCAAAAATGGAAAATAGCTAAACTCAATAATGGCTATTTTACTTTAGAACCTAAAAACGCCCCTAATTCTTTGCTTGATTTATTTGAAGCAAAAACTGAAGATGGCTCCCCGGTGAAAATTTTCGCAAAATCCAATGATGATTGGGCAGAACAATGGGCATTAATACCAATTAAATAAATGCATTTCATGAAAAAAAATACTTATTTACTAGTCGTATTTTTCACTTTTTGTTTTATGAAAATATACGCACAACCAGTCGTTAATGCTATAAGCAATCAAACAATTTGTAATGGATCTTCAGTAAGTGCAATTAATTTTAGTAGTGCTGCTAATGTTGGCTTGCTTTGCGGAGAGGCAAATGAAGGCAGTAATCTAACCCTAACTGCTCCATTTGGTGCTATATTTACTAATTTATATTTTGCCAGTTATGGAAATCCTACAGGTAACTGTGGTAATTTTTTTCGAGGTTTCTGCCATTCAGCAAATAGTGAAAGCGTAGTAGAAGCGGCTGCCATAGGAAAAAATTCATTTAGTCTTGCTGCTTCGAATGACAATTTTGGAGACTCTTGTAATGGTGTAGCAAAAAAACTAATGGTACAGTTGCTTTATACCCCCCCTCCTGTTACCTATAACTGGACTAACGACAATACATCTATTGGTCTTGCTGCATCTGGTACAGGTAACATCCCTTCTTTTACAGGCACTAATAATAGTAATGTACCAGTTACGGCTACCATAACAGTTACACCAACTTATGGAGGCCCTTCTGGTGAAGGTACTCCTAAAACATTTACCATTACTGTAAATCCTTCACCTAAGATTGTGAATCAACCTGTCTCGAGTATAGTTTGTGGTGGCGAAAGCATCTCTTTTACTGCTAATGTAAGTAATGCAACAAATTATCAGTGGCAGGTATACATGGGTGGATCAGCTTACATTAATATATCGAACGTCGCACCATATTCAGGAGCAAATACACCAAACTTGACTATTAGCGATACTTCAACATTAAGTACTGATTATATATATAGATTAGTAGCTTCAGGAAATTGTGGCTCACAAGTGATTACTAATCTTGTATCATTTGCCAGAAGAATTAGTTTTATTATGTCTTATAGAAATGTTAGTTGCAATGGAGAATCTGACTCAGCCATAAATTTAACTCCAATGGGAGGAACCGCTCCATATACAACCATCTGGAATGACGGTATAACTACTGAAGACAGGGTGAATCTTGGCGCAGGTACTTATGAGGTAAAAATAATGGATGCTAATGGCTGCACCAGATTTGCTTCAGCCACTATTACACAACCAAATGTAGTTAACTCTCCAACAGGCGTTCCTCAACAAAGTTTTAACGTCGGAGATAATTTAGGGGCATTAGCTGTAAATGGACAAAATATTAAATGGTATGCCACAGCTCAGGATGCAGCCAATTATGCTAATCAGTTACCTTTAAATACTTTAATCATAAATAATACAACGTACTATGCAACCCAATCTATTGGTGGTTGTGAATCTCCTGCTTCTTTGGCTGTTAAAGCCTATAATCCTCTTTTGTCTGTTGATGATAATGTAAAAGCTGATATCACATTAATGCTGTATCCAAATCCTGTAAAAGATGTTTTGCATCTTAATACTGAAACTGAAGTTGATAAAATAGTTGTTTTTGCCTTAAATGGAAAGAAGCTACTTGAAAAAACATTAAACGGAGGTCGTGAAATAAATGTTCAGTCTTTGGTCAAAGGAGTTTACCTAATCCAGGTCTTTACTGAAGATGAAAAAATAAAAACACTTAAATTTATTAAAGATTAAAAGTAGATTTATTTATATACAAAAAGGCTCTGTCAATTTCTGACAGGGCTTATTTTGTTAATATCATGATCTGACAGAAGACAATTTTCAATAGTGCTAACACTTATAAATACTGTTTTTTATATCAAAAATAAATAAGTTTCTGAAAATCAATATTTTATTTAGTAATTTTGATTTGCTCCACTACTGTATAAGCCAACCTGCTTATTTTAAAAAAATAGTATCAATTTAATTCAGCTACAATGGCAACAGTACCTCCGGACAAAAAGAATAACTACGAAAAATTATTTGCTTCCTGTATCATAAGAGAAAGTAAATACCCTGAAATTGACAAAATGATAGCTAAAATGGTTTTGAACAAAGCCAGATATGAATCTGTGGGTGACCGATTAAATATCCCGTGGTTTGTCATTGCAATTATACATGGTATGGAGGCTAGTTTAAAATTTGATATCCATTTGCATAATGGTGACCCTCTTAAAGAGCGTACAGTGCAAGTTCCTATAGGGCGTCCAAAAATAGGAAACCCGCCATTTACATGGGAAGAAAGCGCTAAAGATGCTTTAATCTATGACAAACTTAATATATGGACAGACTGGAGCATTGCCGGAATTCTTTATAAACTTGAATTGTATAATGGATTAGGTTATTACCGACAAGGTATTAATTCGCCTTATTTGTGGAGCTATTCTAATCATTATACAAAAGGAAAATATGTTCAGGATGGACGATATGATCCTACTGCTATTTCTAAGCAGTGCGGTGCTGCGGTATTGTTACGTCGTATGAGCGAACAAAAGCTCATAATGTTGCCAAATGGGAACTTACTCGAACAAATCATTGCATTGGGAAATAAAACACTATACTACTCCGGTACAGTTACCAATGAAGCTAAAGAATTACAAACCCTGCTGAATAAGGCTGGCAGTATACTTAGGGTTGATGGTAAGGCAGGTGAAAGAACTTCTACAGAATATTTTAAGTTCAGTAACAATTATCTAAAAGGAGATCCAAGAGAAGTCTAAATATGAAACAGAATTAAAAGCTATCCTCTGGATAAAGTTTATTCATTATAATATTCAGGCAAAAAAAGTTACAAATCATTCTGATTTAATGAAACTATTTCAATCTGTTGTAGTTCCTGTCAATCAGTCAATTTTTTGAAAACAGATATTTAGAAATTATTTAGGAACTAAAAAATCGTACCTATCTGATTATTAATCATAAGGGGATTTTATAACTTTTCAAAATGATTATATAAGTAAACCTGTCATATTTCAGATAATTTTATGAAAATTTAAAACTTACGAGATATGAACACAAATAACCAAAATCCGAAAAAAACTAAAAACGGTAGTTCCGATCACCGTGTAGACACAAGAAAACATCAGTATAAAGATCATGATGAAGTCTTAACAAACGATAAAAATTATGATCCCGAAACTCAAAAGTTTAAAGGTGAAGAACCTGAGTTTGACGATAAACTGAATAATGAAGAAAAAAAATAAAAATTAAAACGTCTCAATAACAATATTTTGAGGCGTTTTTTAATTTCTGTGAAATCCAGTTGTAAATTATATGCGCATTATTTGCTAAATTAGATGTATGAAAACAAAACCAGATGTAATTATCATTGGCGGCGGTCTTGCCGGTTTGACAGCAGCTATACATCT
The Flavobacterium flavigenum genome window above contains:
- a CDS encoding SusC/RagA family TonB-linked outer membrane protein; protein product: MKKIYALLILALGCMSHSYSQESVSGIVVSDLEKNPVPGVSVYIKGEPKGAVTTDFDGNFKIKVQQNEGILVFSYVGFKTKEVAYSGTQKLTVSMTEEVSTLNEVVVVGYGSQKRSDVTGAISSLKSENFNKGVIANTGQLLQGKVAGVNVTSASGEPGANQDIIIRGVGSLRSGTTPLYVVDGFALDNTNNGVASNPLNFINPQDIESIDILKDASAAAIYGSRAANGVIVITTKKGAKGNAKINLSMTTGFSTLANKVDVFSADEFRKQVVAVNGTLYDGGANTDWQDELTRTGVTQNLNLSMSGGTDKSTYSASLGVDNQEGIFKNSDLKRYSGRLNLNQKALNDKFNVAFNMTATKLENSRPDISNIVGSMLTMNPTDAPYVNGEPNINLSNNVFNPLINQRIYSDETNNNRILANIAPSYEFIKGLTYKFNLGVDYSVSERDIQQIPYALYADKNKGTLNNIMTTNNNVLYENTLTYNFSVKSHSFTVLAGQSYQKIQVNQKNYNFEGFADNGIEPKNQLETIVKSTGHSSSAVENELQSFFGRLNYGYENKYLLTATMRADGSSKFGKNNRYGYFPSVALGWNITNEDFLKESEVVNNLKLRASWGQTGVQEIPSKITKASYTESNLGNNTYPLDPSATNLAGYPYGSVFTRLANPNIQWEVSTQTNIGLDFSLFNNRLSGTVDYFNKVSDNILLEVKPVDPIQPAPKYWTNIPNMEIKNNGIELALDYSSDKSKDFSYSIGGNIAFTDNKVENSPYKILTTGGAQGSGQSGATINGALNGYSIGSFYIQKFTGIGADGRSQYQDTNPDGQMKDDDRIVAGSAIPDYIYAFYLNFKYKNFDLGFNFNGAGGNKIYNHVAMTSFNRGQLAKSLNTTDRATEFSNEATINSNTVSTRYLEDGSFLRLNNATLGYNLSPKMIGLDNVMDNIRLSVTGQNLFVITKYTGYDPEINTGTSVNEIQSFGIDYFSYPRSRTISFGLNAAF
- a CDS encoding helix-turn-helix domain-containing protein, whose amino-acid sequence is MIRTQFLFYISTAYSFGQHIKFQNSTTNQGLSTNLILAIENDKDGGSWIAAEAFSQSVLFYILFSGLIALVCMVIVYLKNKMTLSQQKYLEELVKLRTDVIEKQKKNLEEINAELDQKNREIIEQKEKLLILHSNFKNQNFEIEKFKTYMLAEFQEPITKIIEISSSFKQDNGLQKALLLQSGKLVNLISEWNYLEHIKDLGPIKKTVIDLFPVLKNNVEKLKKDLQANHVNFNCEIENTTFFAEADVLRLKLSLQYFFNDFCKYSDQNSALRVVIALSDNLLKIKVASDSIILKNNWNNILSYSPYFNALQVLLQDLKGELIPSSEEQFQIALHIPVEVIDSGMSIKETISWKNFNYKDYFSSDKKYLLVFGDSYNNPAANQVLENENYNLIFENSVSNLNAVLKQIDISALVFYQAAFTKELISFLKQKPNIKIPIIYISEHINYEMDEQLLEMGIETHIKLPAGSSFIRKKIDSLINQNKEPFREYKMQEKIFEILTEDSDHITSNEKLLKRALDIIKEELQNPSFNIEMLVDQLGISRVKCYRLFKETLNQSPSDMLMSLRLQKAEFLLKTKKLNISEVSFECGYNDPKYFGRSFKKYFGKSPKEYKEYSA
- a CDS encoding ferritin-like domain-containing protein, with amino-acid sequence MKTTETKKTSTKKTSTKKTPAKQTESKGRTIKAKSDAAEGLRELFIDSLKDIYWAEKALTKALPKMAKNATSENLITAINEHLTVTEGQVERLEQVFEILGEKASAKKCDAMEGLIKEGESIMEETQEGAVRDAGIISASQKIEHYEIASYGTLAAFALTLNEEEAAALLQQTLEEEKDADTILTEAAYNTINFDASEDEDIKDEE
- a CDS encoding sensor histidine kinase encodes the protein MRFYYSIFLNCLCFFCFGQNSFQSLKKDLEHKIEYSDFKNALAIINKNREYFGDLEKNELDVIKTKILTEFGLYDEAFKLSQNLLTNSEITEEQKLKIHVERALIYEINDAGKSCLSELKKAEEILLKHPEFKLKNYTNFLIRKSSYYRVNGFSKKAYILALQAKKYAESINDKVNMPVVELILGLGNRKKNPEAELMHYNRALYLYKKLNHYEAVISMYSNLGRFYFLRNDYKIATIYIDSAIAISSKSNVLDYKANVFKTKSEILEKQNNADSALYYYKIAAELYKKYNGEQRDVKVKELETAYNFAKEKSEKQLLQKDIRSTRILNTTLFISILFLAFFTWKIKKNERKIEIQKQKISENNVTLKANVEEKQFLVQELNHRVKNNLAVILSLIDFQKDQSKNKNYKTIFDDLYQRIKTITIAHEFYSYSVNHKDNDLIEASDYINKIIESHQNSALRAFSYSNDIQLVYFNVDKILSLGLLINELVTNSIKHAQSGHEHLVIHLELVKTNNEIELNYSDNGAVFCFENNHNSLGLLIIEGMVKQLKGNYTRENANYKIVFPHVRA